From a single Aggregatilinea lenta genomic region:
- a CDS encoding ATP-binding protein — translation MHTGTATLFSIAATVSLAVIGMALALLVVWQDPYRRSNQYFGLASLALAVYGIFYALWQVAQQFDMAPRPIYFTIATLYIVSALLLFKFALAFAEVSPRILRAELAVSIPVGVTLIALVWTDNVYTRFVPLASGTYGYSVTPVGYAALGSGLLYMLACIAILNRQRTPKAHELVLAIGVMGVGILGFSLIPVLRRYPFNVLAVAVAMITLGRQMIKYQVFQPLEDLNAELALKNAEIIEASRAKSQFLANMSHELRTPLNSIIGYTDLVLNRTYGDVTPTQVDRLEKVRRNGRLLLELINDVLDLSRIEAGRMDLSFSRISTVALLDTVTQQFAVRAVEKGLTLVRAYGDLPALWADEARAQQILTNLLSNAVRYTEQGWVIVRGHYDATLNHVIVSITDTGIGIPIDQQTLIFDAFMQTDGTLTRAQDSTGLGLAITQQLTRLHHGDLWFESTVGRGSTFHVALPAAPEKIPAGVIFKPRQQKSGALILVIDRDSAAIRRLQEVMDADHMRLYGTCSVNEGLMLAHDLKPDLIVLDLGLSEADGPQVFDALRNDPNTAHLPILAVTDDPGAPPPAADGTVHRFDGPTAQRDQIRALLARADAPQGVAS, via the coding sequence ATGCACACCGGTACGGCAACCTTGTTCAGCATCGCCGCGACGGTTTCCCTTGCTGTCATCGGGATGGCCCTGGCCCTGCTGGTCGTATGGCAAGATCCTTATCGCCGCAGCAACCAATACTTCGGACTGGCCTCGCTGGCACTGGCGGTGTATGGCATCTTCTACGCGCTGTGGCAGGTCGCCCAGCAGTTCGACATGGCGCCCCGCCCCATCTATTTCACCATCGCGACGCTGTACATCGTGTCGGCGCTGCTGCTGTTCAAGTTTGCGCTGGCGTTTGCCGAGGTATCCCCGCGCATTCTGCGCGCCGAGCTGGCCGTCAGCATCCCGGTCGGCGTGACGCTGATCGCGCTGGTGTGGACCGACAACGTCTATACGCGCTTCGTGCCCCTCGCCAGCGGGACCTACGGTTACAGCGTCACGCCGGTCGGCTACGCCGCGCTGGGCAGCGGCCTGCTTTACATGCTGGCGTGCATCGCCATCCTGAACCGCCAGCGCACGCCGAAGGCGCATGAGCTGGTGCTGGCGATCGGCGTCATGGGCGTGGGCATCCTCGGTTTTTCGCTGATCCCGGTTCTGCGCCGCTATCCGTTCAACGTGCTGGCCGTCGCCGTCGCCATGATCACGCTGGGACGGCAGATGATCAAATATCAGGTGTTCCAGCCGCTGGAAGATCTCAACGCGGAGCTGGCGCTGAAGAACGCCGAGATCATCGAAGCCTCGCGCGCCAAAAGCCAGTTTCTGGCGAACATGAGCCACGAGCTGCGCACGCCGCTGAACTCGATCATCGGCTACACCGATCTCGTGCTCAACCGCACCTACGGCGATGTGACGCCCACCCAGGTGGACCGGCTGGAGAAGGTCCGGCGCAATGGGCGGCTGCTGCTGGAGCTGATCAACGACGTGCTCGACCTGAGCCGGATTGAGGCCGGGCGCATGGATCTGAGCTTCAGCCGCATCTCGACCGTGGCTCTGCTCGACACCGTCACGCAGCAGTTCGCGGTGCGCGCCGTCGAAAAAGGGCTGACGCTCGTCCGCGCGTATGGCGATCTGCCCGCGCTGTGGGCCGACGAGGCGCGCGCGCAGCAGATCCTCACCAACCTGCTCTCGAACGCGGTGCGCTATACCGAGCAGGGCTGGGTGATCGTGCGCGGGCACTACGACGCCACGCTGAACCACGTGATCGTCAGCATCACCGACACGGGCATCGGCATCCCAATCGACCAGCAAACCCTCATCTTCGACGCCTTCATGCAGACGGACGGCACGCTGACCCGCGCGCAGGACAGCACCGGCCTGGGGCTGGCGATCACGCAGCAGCTCACCAGGCTGCATCACGGCGACCTGTGGTTCGAAAGCACGGTCGGGCGCGGCTCGACCTTCCACGTGGCCCTGCCCGCCGCGCCCGAAAAGATCCCTGCCGGGGTGATCTTCAAGCCGCGCCAGCAGAAGTCCGGCGCGCTGATCCTGGTCATCGACCGCGACAGCGCGGCGATCCGGCGGCTGCAAGAGGTGATGGATGCCGATCACATGCGCCTTTACGGCACGTGCAGCGTCAACGAAGGACTGATGCTGGCGCACGACCTGAAACCGGACCTGATCGTGCTGGACCTCGGCCTGTCCGAAGCGGACGGCCCGCAGGTATTCGATGCGCTGCGCAACGACCCGAACACGGCCCACCTGCCGATCCTGGCGGTCACGGACGATCCCGGCGCACCGCCGCCCGCCGCCGACGGCACCGTGCACCGCTTCGACGGCCCGACCGCCCAGCGCGACCAGATCCGCGCGCTGCTGGCACGCGCCGATGCGCCGCAGGGAGTGGCCTCATGA
- a CDS encoding response regulator, translating to MISHTTIVVVTANAITAVLSVALLMLVLWQAPRRRSNQVFAFMMATLAIYSGLNGFARFIDVLELKPEPVFFTATTVYGIFIPSVFIFASEFARNYSRPVRFIRAFGVIMFVVQFVALWTGHIATNIRPVEAHDGGYVWDYTLFGLITNLTMIIYLLSSVVVLYRMPEERGRGLWRAPALLAASPISAALIWPIVPIPLSALCLAGAAAVLGQQVLTYELFDPLSQLHAKLAQRNAELQEASRLKSQFLTNVSHELRTPLNSIIGYTEMVMNGTYGAINETQNNRLEKVVRNGQNLLNLINDVLDLNRIEAGRIALDWKVVPTPGLIESALAAIEPLATQKSLIIVRDIDNAPPLYADEMRARQIVTNILGNAVKFTHEGGVTVRARGEGDRVRIEIADTGIGIAEDQFEAVFTEFKQADSSSTRQYEGTGLGMAITKRLVDLHGGDIRFESVVGQGTTFTVTLPAAPLGPLPGSAAQAAAPDAVRVLVIDDSAETREMLSDTLTRAGYRVHTAGSGADGLALARAMHPHIITLDVLMPGLDGWETLRRLKSQPDLQRIPVIIVSIVKNRPLALMLGAEDALPKPIAVDRLLHTLETALTETRSDEPILVVDDAPDDRTLIADALKRKHYKVEVVASGADALTWLDENTPRLVLLDWVMPEVSGFDVLAAIRGSERLASLPVIVMTGKDLSPEEQALLHDRCAELVRKGYGGMETFLQAVHSAVIRPDAVADCGEDLKTRE from the coding sequence ATGATCTCGCACACGACCATCGTCGTCGTCACGGCCAACGCCATTACGGCGGTGCTCTCCGTCGCGCTGCTGATGCTCGTCTTGTGGCAGGCCCCACGCCGCCGCAGCAATCAGGTCTTCGCCTTCATGATGGCGACGCTGGCGATCTACAGCGGGTTGAATGGCTTCGCGCGCTTCATCGACGTTTTGGAGCTGAAGCCGGAGCCGGTCTTCTTCACCGCGACGACGGTCTACGGTATCTTCATCCCCTCGGTGTTCATCTTCGCGTCCGAATTCGCCCGGAATTATTCGCGCCCGGTCAGGTTCATCCGCGCGTTCGGCGTGATCATGTTCGTCGTGCAGTTCGTGGCGCTGTGGACCGGCCACATCGCGACCAACATCCGGCCCGTCGAGGCACACGACGGCGGCTATGTGTGGGACTACACGCTGTTCGGGCTGATCACGAACCTGACCATGATCATTTACCTGCTGAGCAGCGTTGTGGTGCTCTACCGCATGCCCGAAGAACGCGGGCGCGGCCTGTGGCGCGCCCCGGCCCTGCTCGCCGCCAGCCCGATCTCCGCCGCGCTCATCTGGCCGATCGTGCCGATTCCGCTCAGCGCGCTGTGTCTGGCAGGCGCGGCGGCGGTGCTCGGCCAGCAGGTGCTTACCTACGAGCTGTTCGATCCGCTCAGCCAGCTTCACGCCAAGCTCGCCCAGCGCAACGCGGAGCTGCAAGAGGCCAGCCGCCTGAAAAGCCAGTTTTTGACCAATGTCAGCCACGAGCTGCGTACGCCGCTCAACTCGATCATCGGCTACACCGAGATGGTCATGAACGGCACCTACGGCGCGATCAACGAGACGCAGAACAACCGCCTGGAAAAAGTCGTGCGCAACGGGCAAAACCTGCTCAACCTGATCAACGACGTGCTCGACCTCAACCGGATCGAAGCCGGACGCATCGCACTGGACTGGAAGGTCGTGCCCACGCCGGGCCTGATCGAAAGCGCGCTGGCCGCGATCGAGCCGCTGGCGACGCAGAAGAGCCTGATCATCGTGCGCGACATCGACAACGCGCCGCCGCTCTATGCCGACGAGATGCGCGCGCGGCAGATCGTGACCAACATCCTGGGCAATGCGGTCAAGTTCACGCATGAGGGCGGCGTCACCGTGCGAGCGCGCGGCGAAGGCGACCGCGTGCGCATCGAGATCGCGGACACGGGCATCGGCATCGCGGAGGACCAGTTCGAGGCCGTGTTCACGGAGTTCAAACAGGCCGACAGTTCCTCGACGCGCCAGTACGAGGGCACCGGCCTGGGCATGGCGATCACCAAGCGCCTCGTGGACCTGCACGGCGGCGACATCCGCTTCGAGAGCGTCGTCGGCCAGGGCACCACGTTCACCGTGACGCTGCCCGCCGCGCCGCTGGGGCCACTGCCCGGCAGTGCAGCGCAAGCCGCCGCCCCGGACGCCGTGCGAGTGCTGGTCATCGACGACAGTGCCGAAACGCGCGAGATGCTGTCGGACACGCTGACCCGCGCGGGCTACCGCGTCCACACGGCGGGCAGCGGCGCGGATGGGTTGGCGCTGGCGCGCGCCATGCACCCGCACATCATTACGCTGGACGTGCTGATGCCCGGCCTGGACGGGTGGGAGACGCTGCGCCGCCTGAAGTCGCAGCCCGACCTCCAGCGCATCCCCGTGATCATCGTCTCCATCGTGAAGAACCGCCCGCTGGCGCTGATGCTCGGCGCGGAAGACGCGCTGCCCAAGCCCATCGCGGTCGACCGGCTGCTGCATACGCTCGAAACCGCGCTGACCGAGACCCGCAGCGACGAGCCGATCCTGGTGGTGGACGACGCGCCCGACGACCGCACGTTGATCGCGGACGCGCTGAAGCGCAAGCACTATAAGGTCGAAGTGGTCGCCAGCGGCGCGGACGCGCTGACCTGGCTGGATGAAAACACGCCGCGCCTGGTGCTGCTGGACTGGGTGATGCCGGAGGTCAGCGGGTTCGACGTGCTGGCCGCGATCCGGGGCAGCGAGCGGCTGGCGTCCCTGCCCGTGATCGTCATGACGGGCAAGGACCTCTCGCCGGAGGAGCAGGCGTTGTTGCACGACCGCTGCGCCGAGCTGGTACGCAAGGGTTACGGCGGCATGGAGACGTTTTTACAGGCCGTGCACAGCGCCGTCATTCGCCCGGACGCGGTCGCTGACTGCGGTGAGGACTTAAAAACCAGGGAATAG
- a CDS encoding aminoglycoside N(3)-acetyltransferase, with the protein MSELDAIQGSNTPNTITSLAAELAALGVQPGMTVIAHSSLSKLGWVAGGPVAVVYALERVVGPEGTLVMPAHSGDLSDPAEWQNPPVPEVWWEIIRETTPAFDPDLTPTRGMGAIPECFRKQRGVLRSAHPQVSFAAWGKHAEAITQNHLLPYSMGETSPLARIYDLDGWVLLLGVGHSNNTSLHLAEYRADWPGKQVVKLGAPILTGGEQQWTWFDDINTDTDDFPLLGEAFNATGAVKTGSVGRAEALLMSQRALVDFAAAWLAANRRAPDSP; encoded by the coding sequence ATGAGCGAACTGGACGCCATTCAGGGCAGCAACACGCCCAACACCATCACGTCACTGGCGGCGGAGCTGGCCGCACTCGGCGTGCAGCCGGGCATGACGGTGATCGCGCACTCGTCGCTGAGCAAGCTCGGCTGGGTAGCGGGCGGCCCGGTCGCGGTCGTGTATGCGCTGGAGCGCGTAGTGGGGCCAGAGGGCACGCTGGTCATGCCGGCCCACTCCGGCGACCTGTCCGACCCCGCCGAGTGGCAAAATCCGCCTGTGCCCGAAGTCTGGTGGGAGATCATCCGCGAAACCACGCCCGCCTTCGACCCCGACCTGACCCCGACGCGTGGTATGGGCGCCATCCCCGAATGCTTCCGCAAGCAGCGCGGCGTCCTGCGTAGCGCCCACCCGCAGGTGTCGTTCGCGGCGTGGGGCAAACACGCCGAAGCCATCACACAGAACCATCTGCTGCCCTACTCGATGGGCGAGACGTCGCCGCTGGCGCGCATCTACGACCTGGACGGCTGGGTGCTGCTGCTGGGCGTCGGGCACAGTAACAACACCTCGCTGCATCTGGCGGAATACCGCGCCGACTGGCCGGGCAAACAGGTTGTGAAGCTCGGCGCGCCCATCCTGACCGGCGGCGAACAGCAGTGGACGTGGTTCGACGACATCAACACGGACACGGACGACTTTCCGCTGTTGGGCGAGGCGTTCAACGCCACGGGTGCGGTCAAGACCGGCAGCGTGGGCCGGGCCGAGGCGCTGCTGATGTCGCAGCGCGCGCTCGTCGATTTTGCGGCGGCGTGGCTGGCCGCCAACCGCCGCGCGCCGGATTCGCCGTAA
- a CDS encoding response regulator produces the protein MVHRILVVEDNPDNRILITDILETLGYITLVAEDGESGLTMAQTERPDLILMDLSLPKLDGWAVAKQLKDEDGMAHIPIIALTAHAMVGDRELALRAGCDDYVAKPINLHELESKLAHFLS, from the coding sequence ATGGTACATCGAATTCTGGTCGTTGAAGATAACCCGGACAACCGGATCCTGATCACCGACATTCTGGAGACGCTGGGCTATATCACCCTCGTCGCGGAAGACGGCGAATCCGGGCTGACGATGGCTCAAACCGAGCGTCCCGACCTGATCCTGATGGATCTCTCGCTGCCGAAGCTGGACGGGTGGGCGGTTGCCAAACAGTTGAAGGACGAGGACGGCATGGCTCACATTCCGATCATCGCGCTCACGGCGCACGCTATGGTGGGCGACCGCGAGCTGGCCTTGCGTGCCGGGTGCGACGATTACGTCGCCAAACCGATCAACCTGCACGAGCTGGAAAGCAAGCTGGCGCATTTTTTGAGCTGA
- a CDS encoding adenylate/guanylate cyclase domain-containing protein translates to MSIPKILIAEDNRDSRELVADILDSLGYTPVMAEDGRRALDIVQTDPPDLVILDVNMPGLDGFEVCAAIKRNPATAKIPVIMLTAQTDVDSRVSALGLGADDYLPKPFHPRELAARIHARIRAKEVNDLLREQREQIQRTFERFVAPEIVEQLLDDPTRVQLGGAETTVTVLFADLERFTTVSEHAAPTRLLEVLNGYLTLLVRCIKSHGGTVNKYLGDGIMALYNTPLPQEDHALRAVKTALDARAALPDYYAELEPELQLPVNFGIHTGKAIVGNIGTPELMDFTAVGDTVNLASRLQDLSDHGEITISQDSHRLVADQVLAECVGPRIVRGREEQVVTFLVQGLR, encoded by the coding sequence ATGAGCATCCCGAAGATCCTGATCGCCGAGGATAACCGCGACAGCCGCGAGCTGGTGGCGGATATTCTGGACAGCCTGGGCTATACCCCGGTTATGGCCGAGGATGGCCGCCGCGCGTTGGACATCGTTCAGACCGACCCGCCGGATCTGGTGATCCTGGACGTGAACATGCCGGGGCTGGACGGCTTCGAGGTGTGCGCGGCGATCAAGCGCAACCCGGCGACGGCCAAGATCCCGGTGATCATGCTCACGGCGCAAACCGACGTGGACTCGCGGGTCAGCGCGTTGGGGCTGGGGGCCGACGACTACCTGCCCAAGCCGTTCCACCCGCGCGAGCTGGCGGCCCGCATCCATGCGCGCATCCGCGCCAAAGAGGTCAACGACCTGCTGCGCGAGCAGCGCGAGCAGATCCAGCGCACGTTCGAGCGCTTCGTCGCGCCCGAGATCGTCGAGCAGCTTCTGGACGACCCGACGCGCGTGCAGCTCGGCGGCGCAGAGACAACCGTCACGGTGCTCTTTGCGGATCTGGAACGCTTCACGACCGTGTCGGAGCACGCGGCCCCAACGCGGCTGCTGGAAGTGCTCAACGGCTACCTGACGCTGCTGGTGCGCTGCATCAAGTCGCACGGCGGCACGGTCAACAAGTACCTGGGCGATGGCATCATGGCGCTGTACAACACGCCCCTGCCCCAGGAGGACCACGCGCTGCGCGCCGTGAAGACCGCGCTCGATGCGCGCGCGGCGCTGCCGGACTATTACGCCGAGCTTGAGCCGGAGCTGCAGCTGCCGGTCAACTTTGGCATTCACACCGGCAAAGCGATCGTCGGCAACATCGGGACGCCGGAGCTGATGGATTTCACCGCCGTAGGCGACACCGTCAACCTGGCCAGCCGCCTGCAAGATCTCAGCGATCATGGCGAAATCACCATCAGCCAGGACAGCCACCGGCTGGTGGCCGATCAGGTCCTGGCCGAGTGTGTGGGGCCGCGCATCGTGCGCGGGCGTGAAGAGCAGGTCGTGACGTTCCTCGTTCAAGGTCTGCGCTAA
- a CDS encoding mechanosensitive ion channel family protein — MDWNDLRAAVGDNTSEALTRLGGIALILLITWLVRWVVLTMIPSLVRKVTSRTNTTLDDRVVTIIEPPLHFLITVLGIWLALRVLEFPYGITDVIDRIMSSLVAVAFFWAAYRGVELGMSMLRRVLRRTTTPVSNIANNRLSLAMEQIARATIILFAATTILQTWGYNVGSLVAGLGIGGLAVALAAQDALANLIGYFVILADEPFIVGEFIVMGDLSGTVEKLGFRSTRVRMLDQSLVTVPNKTIVNSNIRNWSRLSKRRLNMTLGIEYGNAPEAVLSVVQAIREMLMNHELVENDSVVVQFTDFGASSLDLMIIAFMTTPGWNEFQAARQDINLKIMTLLAERGVGVAFPTHTVVLESGAKSGDGHQSAFFPPSKAEPERTAANSPVPDDAAN, encoded by the coding sequence ATGGATTGGAATGACCTGCGCGCAGCGGTCGGTGACAACACGTCAGAAGCCCTCACCCGTCTGGGTGGCATCGCCCTGATCCTGCTTATCACCTGGCTGGTGCGGTGGGTTGTGCTCACCATGATCCCAAGCCTCGTCAGAAAGGTCACCAGCCGCACCAACACCACCCTCGACGATCGCGTAGTGACTATCATCGAGCCGCCGCTGCACTTCCTGATCACGGTGCTGGGGATCTGGCTGGCGCTGCGCGTGCTGGAATTCCCGTACGGCATTACGGACGTCATCGACCGCATCATGTCCTCGCTGGTCGCCGTGGCGTTCTTCTGGGCGGCCTACCGGGGCGTGGAGCTGGGCATGTCGATGCTGCGGCGCGTGCTGCGGCGCACCACGACGCCCGTCTCGAACATCGCCAACAACCGGCTGTCGCTGGCGATGGAGCAGATCGCCCGCGCGACGATCATCCTGTTCGCGGCGACGACCATCCTGCAAACGTGGGGTTACAACGTCGGCAGTCTGGTCGCCGGGCTGGGCATCGGCGGGCTGGCGGTCGCGCTGGCCGCGCAGGACGCGCTGGCGAACCTGATCGGCTACTTCGTGATCCTGGCCGACGAGCCGTTCATCGTGGGCGAGTTCATCGTCATGGGCGACCTGTCCGGCACGGTCGAGAAGCTCGGCTTCCGCAGCACGCGGGTGCGTATGCTCGACCAGTCGCTGGTCACCGTGCCGAACAAGACGATCGTGAACTCCAACATCCGCAACTGGTCGCGCCTGTCCAAGCGCCGCCTGAACATGACGCTCGGCATCGAATACGGCAATGCGCCGGAAGCGGTGCTGTCGGTCGTGCAGGCCATCCGTGAAATGCTGATGAATCACGAGCTGGTCGAGAACGACTCGGTCGTGGTGCAGTTCACCGACTTCGGCGCCAGCTCGCTCGACCTGATGATCATCGCGTTCATGACGACGCCGGGCTGGAACGAGTTCCAGGCCGCGCGCCAGGACATCAACCTGAAGATCATGACGCTGCTGGCCGAGCGCGGCGTGGGCGTCGCCTTCCCGACGCACACGGTCGTTCTGGAGAGCGGGGCCAAGTCTGGCGACGGGCACCAGAGCGCGTTCTTCCCGCCGTCCAAAGCGGAACCGGAGCGCACGGCGGCCAATTCACCCGTGCCGGACGACGCCGCAAATTGA
- a CDS encoding peptidylprolyl isomerase, which yields MRELFRRYSSLILVGVLASIVVLGALAPVSARTGHAQSGDDAIVSTVNDEPIARAEFDARVRFLRWQYLNEMVKIYEVTGGSLELAGDYLRSHLADLSDPQAFGDSVLRQMEEDRLLWQASEALGHSVTAEDAADREARFFSAWTGVDAASLEGDATAQAFITQWFGEASAVSGLSEDDLHAIFATEELRDVLLDVIGQNVPTEELAVDTRHILCAFTPSNPGAVSDPTAAQRTTAEACMAEVITRLDAGDDFANVAMTLSDDTSSAAGGGDLGPVLISYLTQNYADAVKDADLNTLIGPVETEFGLHLIEVLGREMQPLTDEQIEDGQYGYFETWIDSLWADAEVTRSDDWMDGIPDTPGLDTLPDDVRAAVDTLTE from the coding sequence ATGCGAGAACTATTCCGGCGTTATTCAAGTTTGATCCTCGTAGGCGTGCTCGCCAGCATAGTGGTGCTGGGCGCGCTCGCGCCCGTTTCGGCGCGAACCGGCCATGCGCAGTCCGGCGACGACGCGATCGTCTCGACTGTCAACGACGAGCCGATCGCGCGCGCCGAGTTCGACGCGCGGGTGCGCTTCCTGCGCTGGCAGTATCTCAACGAGATGGTGAAGATCTACGAGGTGACGGGTGGCAGCCTGGAACTGGCCGGAGATTACCTGCGCAGTCACCTGGCCGACCTGAGCGATCCGCAGGCGTTTGGCGACAGTGTGCTGCGCCAGATGGAAGAGGACCGCCTGCTGTGGCAGGCCAGCGAGGCCCTGGGCCACTCGGTGACCGCCGAAGACGCCGCCGACCGTGAAGCGCGCTTCTTCAGCGCGTGGACCGGCGTGGACGCCGCCAGCCTGGAGGGCGACGCGACCGCGCAGGCGTTCATCACGCAGTGGTTCGGGGAAGCGTCCGCCGTGTCGGGCCTCAGCGAGGACGACCTGCACGCGATCTTCGCCACCGAGGAGCTGCGCGACGTGCTGCTGGACGTCATCGGGCAGAACGTGCCGACCGAGGAACTCGCGGTCGATACGCGCCATATCCTGTGCGCCTTCACGCCGAGCAATCCCGGCGCGGTCAGCGATCCTACAGCGGCGCAGCGTACCACTGCCGAAGCGTGCATGGCCGAGGTCATCACGCGGCTGGACGCCGGGGACGACTTCGCCAACGTGGCGATGACACTGTCCGACGACACAAGCAGCGCCGCCGGCGGGGGCGACCTCGGTCCGGTACTGATCAGCTACCTGACGCAGAATTACGCCGACGCGGTCAAGGACGCCGACTTGAACACGCTGATCGGCCCGGTCGAGACGGAGTTCGGCCTGCACCTGATCGAGGTGCTGGGCCGCGAAATGCAGCCGCTGACCGACGAGCAGATCGAGGACGGCCAGTACGGCTACTTCGAGACGTGGATCGACTCGCTGTGGGCGGACGCCGAGGTCACGCGCAGCGATGACTGGATGGACGGCATCCCCGACACACCCGGCCTGGACACCCTGCCGGACGACGTGCGTGCGGCGGTCGATACGCTGACGGAGTAG
- a CDS encoding response regulator, giving the protein MAQILLVDDDLNLLQMVRLMLQRLGHDVVTSREGEEGLRLAAEIQPDLAIIDIMMPGLSGYDVVNRLRFDPKTAHVPIIILTARSQPMDKHKALRAGANAFISKPVTAQELADRVEAVLEAGVGFRINTGLLAEPVSADLGPPPPSTGTLEGKPTLRETAPFGPTEPPNATRPPWERPQPGVTPALDRVLEPLPLIAVVGLRGGTGSTTVAVNLACWLAAQKRAITLVDLSTSSGHVPLHLHLTPPKHWGSLLHHVEPPDERTVKALLIRHAETGMAVLAAPPMPPVETLGVPIVEHLLRTLSAGSGTIVLDVPQLDLASAHALRLARVIVLVLSDDPASIQTGIQSLMVFEQMGIPASRIKLVLNHVRRTRDIPAETVQKVLKRTLAVEVPFEPEQINAIRRGAPLVSTAAGSDFTRAIQQLARHVEG; this is encoded by the coding sequence ATGGCTCAAATCCTGCTGGTAGATGACGATCTGAATCTGCTTCAAATGGTACGGCTGATGCTTCAGCGGCTCGGCCACGACGTCGTGACCTCGCGCGAGGGCGAGGAAGGGCTGCGGCTGGCGGCTGAGATCCAGCCGGACCTGGCGATCATCGATATTATGATGCCCGGCCTCAGCGGCTACGACGTGGTCAACCGGCTGCGCTTCGATCCGAAGACGGCCCACGTGCCGATTATCATCCTGACGGCGCGCAGCCAGCCGATGGACAAGCACAAGGCGCTGCGCGCCGGGGCGAATGCGTTCATTTCCAAGCCCGTCACGGCGCAGGAACTGGCCGACCGCGTCGAGGCCGTGCTGGAAGCAGGCGTCGGATTCCGCATCAACACCGGGCTGCTGGCCGAGCCGGTCAGCGCGGACCTCGGCCCGCCGCCGCCGAGCACCGGCACGCTGGAAGGCAAGCCGACCCTGCGCGAAACCGCGCCGTTTGGCCCTACCGAGCCGCCCAACGCGACGCGTCCGCCCTGGGAGCGCCCTCAGCCGGGCGTTACGCCCGCCCTGGACCGCGTGCTTGAGCCGCTGCCGCTGATCGCGGTCGTCGGCCTGCGCGGCGGTACCGGGAGCACGACCGTCGCCGTCAATCTGGCCTGCTGGCTCGCCGCTCAAAAGCGCGCGATCACGCTGGTGGATCTCAGCACGAGCAGCGGGCACGTACCGCTGCATCTCCACCTGACGCCGCCCAAACATTGGGGCAGCCTGCTGCACCACGTCGAGCCGCCCGACGAGCGTACGGTCAAGGCGCTGCTGATCCGTCACGCCGAAACCGGCATGGCCGTGCTGGCCGCGCCACCCATGCCGCCCGTCGAGACGCTCGGCGTGCCGATCGTGGAGCACCTGCTGCGCACGCTGAGCGCCGGATCGGGCACGATCGTGCTCGACGTGCCTCAGCTCGACCTCGCCAGCGCGCATGCCCTGCGGCTGGCGCGCGTCATCGTGCTGGTGCTGTCCGACGATCCGGCCTCGATCCAGACGGGGATCCAGTCGCTGATGGTCTTCGAGCAAATGGGCATCCCGGCCAGCCGGATCAAGCTGGTGCTCAACCACGTGCGCCGCACGCGCGACATCCCCGCCGAAACCGTGCAAAAGGTGCTCAAGCGCACGCTCGCCGTCGAAGTGCCCTTCGAGCCGGAACAGATCAACGCCATCCGTCGCGGCGCGCCGCTGGTCAGCACGGCAGCCGGCAGCGACTTCACCCGCGCCATCCAGCAGCTCGCGCGTCACGTGGAAGGATAG
- a CDS encoding Crp/Fnr family transcriptional regulator produces the protein MMVLDDYSLDNAGHWLVTWGFAGQEFETLRSYAQEISFPARATIFAQGDPSDGMYLVVEGMVLIFVRDDAGTEHTIAIVTEGQSFGELGLLVGKPRQETAAAGLNVRLLKIVPETLDRLEQEHPELMLKMYKVLAQTLADQWLRGGPWAERLWTQMHE, from the coding sequence ATGATGGTTTTAGACGACTATTCTCTGGACAATGCCGGCCATTGGCTGGTGACGTGGGGCTTTGCGGGCCAGGAATTCGAGACGCTGCGCTCGTATGCCCAGGAAATCTCATTCCCGGCGCGCGCGACGATCTTCGCCCAGGGCGATCCGTCGGACGGCATGTACCTCGTGGTGGAGGGCATGGTGCTCATTTTCGTGCGCGATGATGCCGGAACGGAACATACCATTGCCATCGTCACCGAAGGCCAGTCGTTCGGGGAACTGGGCCTGCTCGTTGGCAAGCCGCGCCAGGAAACCGCCGCCGCGGGCCTGAACGTCCGGCTGCTGAAGATCGTGCCCGAAACACTCGACCGGCTGGAACAGGAACATCCTGAGCTGATGTTGAAAATGTATAAAGTGCTGGCACAAACGCTAGCCGATCAGTGGCTCCGTGGGGGGCCGTGGGCTGAGAGACTATGGACCCAGATGCACGAGTAA